One window from the genome of Papilio machaon chromosome 6, ilPapMach1.1, whole genome shotgun sequence encodes:
- the LOC123721097 gene encoding uncharacterized protein LOC123721097 has protein sequence MSIGKLEPFDLSSKQWPAYVRRVQQFIILNEIKPQLRVSLLITVVGGATYSLMCDLCSPALPEEKAFDELVRLVSEHLEPQRSEIAERHVFRLRRQEVGEPLADYLKALKHLATTCNFRDALEENLRDQFVSGLASEAMRSRIFAERSIRYKEAVELAFALEAAERHAGVSGVTGSTATFGAGSGGEVAADGLHRVSARRGRGRDVRPSGGVAEHGCSEGGAERGDGTDAGAGECWREPGGTERCWRCGRPHRADRCRFSQYNCDGCGRRGHIKVMCKELRERRRLNGSRQHFVSDASSDEDFFNINVMSKDDDSFILPLYVDRQKLDFALDTGSRLSTISEQCYGRWFSHKHITRDNVTLRSYDGSRIKTLGFISVFVALGGVKAFKIPLYIIRNGGRPILGRDWLRTLNINQISLPGNNVNNNRFVKRPAVECNVDPNCLQLSAGRSRAVRTRPGPLAFRSWSARMF, from the coding sequence ATGTCGATCGGAAAATTAGAGCCGTTTGATTTAAGCAGTAAACAGTGGCCGGCGTATGTCCGTAGGGttcaacaatttataatattgaatgaGATCAAACCGCAGTTACGAGTGTCGCTGCTCATAACGGTCGTCGGAGGCGCAACATATTCGCTGATGTGCGATCTGTGTTCGCCGGCGCTCCCGGAAGAGAAGGCATTCGACGAGCTTGTGCGATTGGTGTCGGAACATTTGGAACCGCAACGTTCGGAAATAGCGGAACGCCATGTATTCAGGCTGCGCAGACAAGAGGTTGGTGAGCCGCTAGCTGACTATTTAAAGGCGCTTAAACATTTAGCAACGACCTGTAACTTCCGCGACGCTTTGGAAGAAAACTTGAGAGACCAATTTGTGTCCGGACTCGCGAGCGAAGCGATGCGCTCGAGGATTTTCGCCGAAAGGAGCATACGATATAAAGAGGCGGTGGAGCTGGCGTTCGCGCTGGAGGCGGCGGAGCGGCACGCGGGGGTGAGCGGCGTCACGGGTTCAACGGCAACCTTCGGTGCGGGCAGCGGCGGTGAGGTGGCGGCTGATGGCCTACATAGGGTCAGCGCACGACGCGGCAGGGGACGAGATGTCAGGCCCAGCGGGGGTGTAGCGGAGCACGGCTGCAGCGAGGGCGGCGCGGAGCGAGGAGACGGGACTGACGCGGGCGCGGGTGAATGCTGGCGGGAGCCGGGCGGTACCGAGCGCTGCTGGCGCTGCGGCAGGCCACACCGGGCGGACCGATGTCGCTTCTCGCAATACAATTGTGATGGGTGCGGAAGGCGCGGTCATATAAAAGTAATGTGCAAAGAACTGCGCGAGCGTCGCCGTTTGAATGGCAGCCGCCAACACTTTGTCAGTGATGCGAGCTCGGacgaagatttttttaatattaatgtaatgtcTAAAGATGATGACTCTTTTATATTACCTTTGTATGTTGATCGGCAGAAATTAGATTTTGCGTTAGACACGGGTAGTAGATTATCAACAATCAGTGAGCAGTGTTACGGGCGTTGGTTCTCGCACAAGCACATAACGAGAGATAACGTTACGCTACGAAGTTACGACGGCTCTCGAATCAAAACATTAGGATTTATTTCGGTGTTTGTCGCTTTGGGGGGTGttaaagcatttaaaattCCGTTGTATATAATTCGCAATGGGGGGCGCCCTATCTTAGGACGGGATTGGCTTCGcacgttaaatataaatcaaataagtcTCCCGGGAAACAATGTTAACAATAACAGATTCGTGAAGCGACCGGCTGTTGAATGTAATGTAGATCCAAATTGTTTACAGCTTAGTGCAGGTCGATCACGGGCCGTGCGCACGCGCCCCGGACCGCTTGCATTTCGGTCTTGGTCCGCGAGAATGTTCTag